The proteins below come from a single Papaver somniferum cultivar HN1 chromosome 11, ASM357369v1, whole genome shotgun sequence genomic window:
- the LOC113322513 gene encoding uncharacterized protein LOC113322513 translates to MFANFAFLSTVNFFCTLVYNEIEMMDQGRGNIDAYGCHLDPNLLEVPINFLPFSDFLLQVWRKEQLLTEPGFTLLWYFDHLLVSGFSIRKFSRQHYFSRKAILSWILAFGY, encoded by the exons ATGTTTGCGAATTTTGCATTCTTAAGTACTGTTAATTTTTTTTGTACTTTAGTATATAATGAAATAGAGATGATGGATCAGGGAAGAGGTAATATTGATGCTTACGGTTGCCATCTTGATCCTAATTTATTGGAG GTTCCCATCAATTTCCTGCctttttcagattttcttttgCAAGTTTGGAGGAAAGAGCAGTTGCTAACTGAACCAG GCTTCACGCTTCTTTGGTATTTCGACCACTTGCTTGTGTCAGGATTCAGTATTCGCAAGTTCTCTCGACAACATTATTTCAGCAGAAAAGCCATTCTCAGCTGGATACTTGCATTCGGTTACTGA